A stretch of the Rhinoderma darwinii isolate aRhiDar2 chromosome 3, aRhiDar2.hap1, whole genome shotgun sequence genome encodes the following:
- the LOC142749880 gene encoding uncharacterized protein LOC142749880 isoform X1: MMFARSWSIKHIKTTKKGPPVPQDLFTRDKITKPDSAHNSLSPPNKMTLREKRFLEKDRSQEGSTVKKKCTSLVSECVITVPIVHLTNLSKRDHQNKQNVKKPDCGQHSDQGRQVFLEGPLVNNSCTSIEVICRGKLPVVKLPRLEGWLDFKENRFSKSHRERYSDQVPSPTFSKARNRMALLTLPHNVLLPPKTDFTRKGDQQEGDPGNKACASLESVCLKQPVVHLTRLNIEPKNHLNRQAKDETNSEHHHDHVQPDHSAFTVQPEDQEEQSIYDSDSDQFDEQDLENLSAYELERRKNIKQNAKFLKSLKLFGVASTLNQARRPWVKRLRPPGEALRRSMRLQGIKPLEKHLQYLKPVAPKRML; this comes from the exons ATGATGTTTGCCCGCAGCTGGTCAATAAAACACATCAAAACGACTAAAAAAGGGCCTCCAGTACCACAG GATCTCTTCACTCGTGACAAGATAACCAAACCTGATTCTGCACACAATTCTTTATCCCCTCCTAATAAGATGACTCTTCGGGAGAAAAGATTCTTGGAGAAGGATCGCAGTCAGGAAGGCTCCACCGTCAAGAAAAAGTGCACATCACTAGTGTCAGAGTGTGTCATCACAGTTCCTATAGTGCACCTAACTAACTTGTCAAAACGTGACCATCAAAATAAGCAGAACGTGAAGAAACCTGACTGTGGACAACACTCTGACCAGGGCAGACAG GTGTTCCTGGAAGGCCCGCTTGTGAACAATTCCTGCACATCAATTGAAGTAATCTGTAGGGGGAAGCTGCCTGTGGTCAAATTACCTCGCTTAGAGGGATGGCTTGATTTCAAAGAAAATCGCTTCAGTAAATCGCACCGTGAGCGATACTCTGATCAG GTACCTTCACCAACTTTCAGCAAGGCTCGTAACCGGATGGCTCTGTTGACTCTTCCACATAATGTACTTCTCCCTCCTAAAACAGACTTTACAAGGAAGGGTGATCAGCAGGAGGGTGACCCAGGGAACAAAGCTTGTGCATCACTTGAGTCAGTGTGTTTGAAGCAACCAGTAGTTCATCTTACTCGGTTGAATATAGAACCAAAAAATCATCTGAATAGGCAGGCCAAAGATGAAACTAACAGTGAGCATCACCATGATCATGTACAGCCTGATCACTCTGCCTTCACTGTGCAACCTGAAGATCAGGAAGAGCAGTCCATTTATGACTCCGATAGCGACCAATTTGATGAGCAG GATCTTGAAAATCTCTCTGCATATGAACTTGAAAGACGTAAGAACATAAAACAGAATGCAAAATTTCTAAAGTCCCTGAAATTGTTTGGG GTTGCATCAACTCTTAATCAAGCACGTAGGCCGTGGGTCAAAAG
- the LOC142749880 gene encoding uncharacterized protein LOC142749880 isoform X2, producing MMFARSWSIKHIKTTKKGPPVPQDLFTRDKITKPDSAHNSLSPPNKMTLREKRFLEKDRSQEGSTVKKKCTSLVSECVITVPIVHLTNLSKRDHQNKQNVKKPDCGQHSDQGRQVFLEGPLVNNSCTSIEVICRGKLPVVKLPRLEGWLDFKENRFSKSHRERYSDQVPSPTFSKARNRMALLTLPHNVLLPPKTDFTRKGDQQEGDPGNKACASLESVCLKQPVVHLTRLNIEPKNHLNRQAKDETNSEHHHDHVQPDHSAFTVQPEDQEEQSIYDSDSDQFDEQDLENLSAYELERRKNIKQNAKFLKSLKLFGVASTLNQARRPWVKRPPGEALRRSMRLQGIKPLEKHLQYLKPVAPKRML from the exons ATGATGTTTGCCCGCAGCTGGTCAATAAAACACATCAAAACGACTAAAAAAGGGCCTCCAGTACCACAG GATCTCTTCACTCGTGACAAGATAACCAAACCTGATTCTGCACACAATTCTTTATCCCCTCCTAATAAGATGACTCTTCGGGAGAAAAGATTCTTGGAGAAGGATCGCAGTCAGGAAGGCTCCACCGTCAAGAAAAAGTGCACATCACTAGTGTCAGAGTGTGTCATCACAGTTCCTATAGTGCACCTAACTAACTTGTCAAAACGTGACCATCAAAATAAGCAGAACGTGAAGAAACCTGACTGTGGACAACACTCTGACCAGGGCAGACAG GTGTTCCTGGAAGGCCCGCTTGTGAACAATTCCTGCACATCAATTGAAGTAATCTGTAGGGGGAAGCTGCCTGTGGTCAAATTACCTCGCTTAGAGGGATGGCTTGATTTCAAAGAAAATCGCTTCAGTAAATCGCACCGTGAGCGATACTCTGATCAG GTACCTTCACCAACTTTCAGCAAGGCTCGTAACCGGATGGCTCTGTTGACTCTTCCACATAATGTACTTCTCCCTCCTAAAACAGACTTTACAAGGAAGGGTGATCAGCAGGAGGGTGACCCAGGGAACAAAGCTTGTGCATCACTTGAGTCAGTGTGTTTGAAGCAACCAGTAGTTCATCTTACTCGGTTGAATATAGAACCAAAAAATCATCTGAATAGGCAGGCCAAAGATGAAACTAACAGTGAGCATCACCATGATCATGTACAGCCTGATCACTCTGCCTTCACTGTGCAACCTGAAGATCAGGAAGAGCAGTCCATTTATGACTCCGATAGCGACCAATTTGATGAGCAG GATCTTGAAAATCTCTCTGCATATGAACTTGAAAGACGTAAGAACATAAAACAGAATGCAAAATTTCTAAAGTCCCTGAAATTGTTTGGG GTTGCATCAACTCTTAATCAAGCACGTAGGCCGTGGGTCAAAAG